In the genome of Falsirhodobacter halotolerans, the window CTACTTCATGAACGAGGTGGAGCCGGTCCGGAACGAGGTGGAGGCGACGTCGCTGTCCTTCCCGTTCAACATGCGCTTCGGCATCCGGGCGTGGAACTGGCTGGCCCTGCGCCACGACGCGGGCTTCACCGCGGCGGAGGTGAACGAGGTCCAGGATCGTGGCCAGTATCTGGTCGAAGGCCCGGGTCACTGCGCCGCCTGCCACAGCCCGCGCAACACGTTCATGGCGCAGGACGGCATTTCGGTCGGGGATGAGAACTTCCTTGCCGGCGGCGAGATCGACGGCTGGCTGGCCCCGTCGCTGCGCGGCGAAGGTTCGGCCCCGCACGCCTGGTCGATTGAGGAAATGGCCCTCTATCTGTCCACCGGCCGCAATGCCGTCTCCACCGCCAACGGAGAGATGGGGCTGGTCGTGCAACACTCGCTCCAATATCTGACCGATGAGGACAACATCGCCATCGCCGCCTTCCTGAAAGGAATGGACGGGGCCGAGGTCGAGGTGCCGGAAACCTTCGCCACCGACTATCCCCTGTCGCTTGAGGAGGATACGGACGCGCCGGTAACGGAAACGCAAACGATGCTGACCGAGGCGACGGACCTGTCCGAAGGCGCGCGGCTCTATCTCGACAACTGTTCCGCCTGTCACTTCGTCACGGGTCGCGGCGCACCGGAGATCTTCCCCGCGCTGGCGAACAACAGCCTTGTGACGGCGGATCAGACCATGCCGCTCGTGTCGATCATCCTGCACGGGGCCGAGGTCGAGGGCACGGAAAAACGCCCGATGCGCTTGGTCATGCAAGGCTATGAGGACCGTCTGAACGATGAGGAAGTGGCCGAGCTTGCCACCTTCCTGCGGCAGGCCTGGGGCAACGACGCCCCGCCCGTATCGGCGGCGGACGTTGCCAAGGTGCGGGAAGAGGGCGCGGCCCACTGAACAGGAAAGGCGGCCCCCGGGCCGCCTTTTTCATATGCGCGCGATCCGGTCGGCCAGCGCCCCGATCGCCGCGCGGAATGTCAGCGACAGCGCAACCGTCACGGCCAGGGCCGCGAACAGAAGGTCGGTCTTCATCCGGGCGTTGGAGGCGATCATCATGGCCCCCAGCCCCTGCGACCCGCCCACCCATTCGCCGATGATCGCGCCCACGGGCGCATAGACCGCCGCCATCCGCAGCCCCGTCGCCAGCGCGGGCCGGGCCGAGGGCAGGCGCACCGCCACGAAGGTCTGACGGTGGGACGCCCCGAAACTCTCCATCACCTTCAGATGCAGGGGGTCGGGCCGCATCAGCCCGTCGAACCAGCTTGCCGCGACGGGAAACAGCACGGTCAGCGCCACGACCGCGATCTTGGGGGCCATGCCGAAGCCCAGCCACAGGGTCAGGAGGGGGGCGAGCGCGAAGATCGGGATCGTCTGGCTGAAGGTCAGGACCGGCAGCAATGTCCGCCGCAGACCCACCGACAGGGCCATGCCGATGGCCAGCGTCATTCCGATCGCGGCGCCAAGGGCAAAGCCTGCGACCACCTCGCTCAGCGTATGAAGCCCGGCTTCGGCCAACGCCCCCCGTGCGGTCCAAAGCGCGCGGCCCACACGGTCGGGGGCGGGCAGAAGATAGGGGGGAATTTCCCCCAGCCGGATCGCCAGATACCAGACCGCCCCCGCGCCGAGCACCAGCCGGATCACCCCAGACGCGGCCAGAACCCCGCCTCCAACGTGGTGGCGGTGGCGAAGGTCCGGCCCAGATCGCGCCAGACCGGCACCGCCGCGGGCGTATCGCCCAGCCGGTCGGTCACCGCGCGATCCAGCAGCGCCGCCATGCTGCGGCACAGGTCCTGATACTCTGCCCCGCCATAGGCTTCGATCCACGGGGCATAGGCGGGCGCATATCGCCCGGCCATCAGGCGCGCGCCGACTTCGCCATAGCCGAAGATGCAGGGGGCAAGCGCCGCCAGCAGATCCAGAAACCCGCCGGAATATCCCGCATCCATGACAAAGCGGGTATAGGCCAGTGTCCCCGCGCATTCTTCCGTTGCGATCAGCGCGGCCTCGGGGATGCCCGCCTTGCCGCACAGATCGACATGAAGCGACAGTTCGGTGTCCATCAGCGCGTGCACCATCCGCGCGCAGGCCCGCATTTCGGCGGGCGACCCGGCCTTCGCCACCCCCAGCCCCCACGCGCGGGAGAAATGGATCAGAAAGCGGTAATCCTGCGCCAGATAGTCGTGGAACGTCGCGTGCGGCAGCGATCCATCGGCCAGGGCGGCCAGAAAGGGCGCGCGGGTATAGGCGTCCCAATCCGCCGCCATGTCCCGCCACAGGGGAAAGGTGCGACCATAGCTCATTGCCAGACATCCATCGCCAGATCGGCCACGGGGCGGGAGCTGTCCACCAGACCCGCCTCGACCATGAACGTCTCGAACCGGGCATAGCGGCCGTGGTCCAGACCGGCGGGGCTTTGCGACAGGCGGGGCAGGGTCAGATCCCATGCCGTCCGGTTCAACGGGTCATCCAGATCGGGATGGGCGGCGACGAAGCTGTCCCACGCCTCATCCGGGTGGTTGATCGTCCATTGCGCGCCACGTTCCACCGCCGCCATGAACCGTTGCAGCAGGTCGCGGTCGGCGTCGGGACGGGCGAGGTAGATCAGTTCGTCATAGGGCGGAATCCCCTCCTCCTCCACGAACAGGCAGCGGCCCTCGGCCCCTTCCTGCGCCATCTGGGTCAGTTCGAAGTTCCGGTATCCGCCGATGGTCGCATCGACCTGTCCCGACAGAAGCGATCCGGTCAGCGCCCAGCTGACATTCACCATCTCCACCGCGCCCGGATCGGCCCCGGCATGGCGCATCATCGCCGTCATCAACGCCGTCTCCATGCCGGGAACGGAGTAGCCGACCTTCCTTCCCTCCAGATCGGCCACCGACTGGACCGGCCCATCCGCCAGCACCGTCACGCAATTCAGGGGTGTGGCGACCAGCGTGCCGATGCGCGTGATCGGCAGACCTTCCTGTGTCGCAAGGTGAAGCTGGGGTTGATAGCCGATGCCGATCTGCGCCTGACCGGAGGCGACCATGCGCGGCGGATCGGAGGGGTCGGCCGGGGCCACGATCTCCACCTCCAGCCCCTGATCGCTGAAGAAGCCCTTTTCGGCGGCGATGACGATGGGCGCATGATCCGGGTTGACGAACCAGTCGAGGATCAGGGTCACAGGCTCCGCCATCACGGGCGAGGGAAGAAGCAGCAGGGCGGTCAGAACGTGTTTCATCCGGGGTCTCCATCGGCAAGAAGGGCAATGTCGCCGTCCCAGCGGGCGCGCAGATCGTCCGCCGCCCGCCAGGCCCTGAGGCCGGAGCGGCAGACGAAGACGGTGCGCTGCCCGGTCCGGGGCGCGGTGGGGGGAAGGTCGGGTTGGCGGACATCCACCACCAGATCGTCGGGGGCCAGATCGGCCAGCGCCACGAACGGGTGCCAGCCCGCAGGCTCCGGCGCGGTATCGAAGCGGAAGGACGATGGCCGAAGCCCGTCAAAGCGCAGCAGATGCCCCAGCGGCGACGGTGTCTGGCCCAGCAGAACCGCCAGCGCCATCTGCGCCTGTGCCGCGCCCAGCATCGCCACCATCGGCCCCATCACCCCCGCCGTTGCGCAGGTGGCGGCGGTGTCCGGCAGATCGGGGAACACCGCCCGCAGCGAAGGCGCCCCGCCGCAGAACCCGCCGACATAACCCGACATGCCAAGGACCGAGGCCGAGATCAGCGGCACCGCCCCGCAGCGGTCCGACAGGGTGTAGCTGGCGGCGAAACTGTCGGCGCAATCCAGGACCAGATCGAACCCATCCAAAGGCGTGGCGGGGGTCAGGCGGTCCACGATCGGGTCCACCCGCACCTCGGGGTTCAGCAGGGCCATCTCCGCCGCCGCAGCCTTGGCCTTGGGATGTCCGATATGGCGGGCATAGATGGGCTGGCGGTGCAGGTTGCTCTCCTCCACCACATCGGGGTCGATGACGGTGATCCGGCCCACCCCCGCGCCGGTCAGGTATTGCAGGACCGGCACGCCCAGCCCGCCGGCCCCCACCACCAGCACATGCGCGGCGGCCAGCCGGGCCTGCCCCGCATCCCCAATCACCTGTTTCTGACGGGCATGGCGGCTCATCCGCACACCCGCAGCCAGTCGCGCATCCGCGCCTCGGGGTCGGGGTTCAGCGTGATGTCGGTCACGGCAGAGGCGACATCCGCGCCCGCCCCGAACGCCTCCACCGCGCGGTCGGGGGTCAGGCCTCCAATGGCGATCAGGGGGATGGCGCCGATCTTCGCCTTCCATTCGGTCAGTTTCCCGACGCCCTGCCGTTCCCATTTCATCTTCTTCAGAATGGTGGGCCAGACGGGGCCAAGCGCGATGTAATCGGGACGGCAGGCCAGGGCGCGGTCCAGTTCGGCCTGATCATGGGTGGAAATGCCAAGGCGCAGCCGGTGGCGCAGGGCGGGCAGGTCGGCGGTGTCCAGATCCTCCTGTCCCAGATGGACCCAGTCGCAGTTCAGGTCCAAAGCCAGTTCCCAATGGTCGTTCACCACAAGGATCGCGCCTGCATCGCGGCACAGGTCGCGGGCGCGGAGGATATCCTCGCGCGGGTCGCGGTCCTTCACGCGCAGTTGGACCATCCGCACACCAAGGGGCAGGGCGCGGGCGATCCAGTCGGCATTGTCGAAGATGGGATAGAAGCGGGGCAGGATCACAGGAAGGCCCTTCCGATCAGGGGGGTGGAGGGGGCGGCCATGTCGCGCGCCTCCATCGGGTCGGCCAGATGGGCGGCGCGGCCCGCCTCGATCGCCAGGGACATCGCCCGCGCCATGGCCGCCGGATCGCCCGATTTGGCCACGGCGGTGTTCAGAAGGATGGCGTCATACCCCATCTCCATCGCCGCGGCTGCATGGCTGGGCAGGCCGATCCCCGCATCCACCACCAACGGCACGTCGGGGAAATGGGCGCGCAGGGCCCGCAGGCCGTAAGGGTTGTTCAACCCCCGGCCCGAACCGATGGGTGCCCCCCAGGGCATCAGAACCTCGCACCCCGCCTCCACCAGCCGTTCGCACAGGATCAGATCCTCGGTGCAATAGGGGAAGACCTGAAAGCCCTCCGCCGTCAGGATCTGCGCCGCTTCCACCAGGGCGAAGGGGTCGGGTTGCAGGCTGTCGGCATGGCCGATCACCTCCAGCTTGATCCACGGGGTGTCGAACACCTCGCGCGCCATGTGGGCGGTGGTCACGACCTCGCGCACCGAATGGCATCCGGCGGTGTTGGGCAGGACACGGATGCCAAGGTCGCGGATCAGGTTCCAGAAATCCTGCCCGCCCCCTGCCTCGCGCCGCAGGGACACGGTGGCAATGCCCGCCTTTGATGCGCGAAACGCATCGGCGAGGATCTTGGGCGAGGGGTATCCGGCCGTGCCCAGCATCAGCGGGCTGTTCACCTTCGTTCCGTAAAAGACGGGCATGATCAGCCCCCCTGCATCGGGGCGAGAACCTCCAGCGCCGCCCCTTCGGTCAGGGGGGTGGTGGCGCGCAGGCCTTTGGGCACGAAGGCCCCGTTCAGGGCGGTCGCGACCTTGCCGGTGAACCCGGCCTCGCTCAGCGCGCCTTCGACGTTGGTGGCGATCAGGTCGTGCGGGGTGCCGTTAATCGTGATGTTCATCCATGAACTCCGGTATCGTTCCTTGGGTCAGGTGGTCGGCGGCCATCCGCGCCATGGCGGGGGCCAGAAGAAAGCCGTGCCGGTGCAGGCCGTTGGCAAACAGCGTGCCGCCGATCCGGCGCAGGCGGGGCAGGTTGTCGGGAAAGGCGGGGCGGGCGTTCGCCCCCGTCTCGATCACCTCGCCCTCGGCCAGGGCGGGGTGGAGGGCATAGGCGGCGGACAGCATTTCCAGCAGCGCGCGGGCCGTGATGGGGCCGGTGGCCCCCGATTCCACCATCGTCGCCCCCAGCATGTAGATCCCGTCGCCGCGCGGCACGAGATAGAGCGGGATGCGCGAATGCAGCAGGCGAAGGGGCCGCGTCAGCGTCACCTCGGGGCAGCGCAGAACCACCATCTCCCCCCGCACGCCGCGCAGGTCGGGCAGGCGGTCGCGGGCGCTGCGGCCCCGGGTGTCCACGATCCGGCCGTCCAGCGGCGCGTCGAACCGGACCCCCCCTTCGGTCAGCCGCGCCACCAGATGGGAAAGGGCCGTGCGGGGCGACAGATGCGCCTCCCCCTCGAAGAACAGCCCCTCGCGGAAACGTCCGGCCAGCGCGGGTTCCAGCGCGGCGATGTCCTCGCCCGTCACGCGGCGATGGTGGGTCGTGCGGCGGGCGAACCGTTCCAGATCGGCCCGGTCCCGCGCGGGGCTGATCACCAATGTGCCGCGCCGTGTGACGGGCACGCCCGCCGCCGCCCACCAGTCGACAGCCTCCTGGCCCAGACGAAGGACGGGCTCCTCCGCCGTCTCCCCTTCGCAGAACGGGGCGAGCATTCCGCCCGCATACCATGAACACGCCTCCGGCCCCGGCGGGCGGGCGGCGATCTGCACGGGCACCCCGCGCGCGCGAAGTTCGGTGGCGATGCACAGGCCCAAGACGCCCGCGCCTTGAACGGTGATCATTGCGGCCCCCCCGAATGAAAGTGGTGAACCGGACCGTGGCCGTGGCCCAGACCCAGCCCATCGGCGGCGGCGATCGCCCCTTGCAGCCAGCGATGCGCGCGGGTGACCGCCTCCTCCATCGGCTGCCCGCGGGCCAGCCCGGCGGCGATGGCTGCCGAAAGCGTGCAGCCGGTCCCGTGGGTGTTGCGCGTGGCCTGCCGGGGGGCGGCCAGTCGGTGCACCCCGTCGCCCACCAGAAGATCGACACAGACCGGCCCCTCGGCATGGCCGCCCTTCATCAGGACGAAGGCCGCGCCCATGGCCCGCAGGGCGCGGGCCTGCTCCAGCATCGCGGCCTCGGTCCCGGCCAGCGGCAGGCGGGTCAGGCGGGCCGCTTCGGGCAGGTTGGGGGTCAGCACCGTGGCGCGGGGCAGAAGATGGGCAACCATCGCGTCCACCGCATCCTCGGGCAACAGAAGATCGCCCGATTTCGCCACCATCACGGGGTCCAGCACCACGGGCCGGTCGGGCAGGGCGGAGGCGACGGCGGCGATCGCCGCGGCATCCCCCACCATCCCGATCTTGACCGCGTCGATGCGGATATCCGCCAGCACCGTGCGCATCTGCGCCGCGATCGTCGCGGGGGCGACCGGATCGACCCGGGTGACCGCGCGCGTGTTCTGCGCGGTGATCGCCGTTATCGCGCTGGTGCCGAAGACCCCGAACGCGGCAAAGGTCTTCAGATCCGCCTGAATGCCCGCGCCCCCGCCGCTGTCGGAGCCTGCTATCGTCATCGCCGTGGGGGTCATGCCCGCCATCCTTCGTGCCAATGGGCCATGACGAACGGGGGTCTGCAACATATGCGGGCGGGATGTCCCCCGCGCGGGTCGCTGCACACTCGTTCCCTCCGCCGGCATGACCCGGATCAGGTTCGATGGGTCGGTGCATCGCACCTCTCAGCCCCCAGACGGGACGCCCCAACGAGTAGTCCCTTGACGCTAGCCGCCTGTCGCCGCCGATGCAAGCGGGGGTGGGCGAAATAAGAAGGTTGGTTCACATGCATGTCAGGATTGGGACATTCGTCCATTCAGACGGTATTCGGGCGGGATTGTCCGGGGTGCCTGTCGCCAGCGTGGAATATCGTTCCCGAACGCGGCGGGGCAGGACCGGCGTCACATCTTGCCACCTGACCCGAAATGCCCAACATGACGCCAAACCCGAACCGTCAGGGGACCGACATGAAAACCACCCTTCTTGCCACGCTGGCCCTGTTGGGCACCACCGGACTGGCGGTTGCCGATATCGGCCCGCTTGTGACCCCCGCCGATCTGGCGGCCGAAGGGTCCGCGCCCCTGATCCTCGATATCCGCGAGACGGGGTATGAGGCGGGGCACGTTCCGGGCGCGATCCCCGCGCCTTACGGCCTGTTCCGCGGTCCGGCGGAAAACCCCGGCGCGCTGGTCCCGGAGGAGGAGCTGGAATCCCGCCTGCGCGCCCTTGGCGTGACGCTGGACAGGCCCGTGGTCGTCGTGCACCAGGGCAAGGATGACAGCGATTTCGGGGCGGCGGCGCGGGTGTATTGGACCCTCAAATCCTCCGGTGTCAGCCAACTGGCGATTTTGAACGGTGGCATGAATGCGTGGCGCGATGCGGGCCAGCCGGTCCAGACCGAGGGCGTTGCGCCGACGCCGTCCACGGTGGATGTCACCTTTTCCGACCAGTGGCTGGCCACGCGCGACGAGGTGGACGCCATCGTCGCGGGCGACCGCACGGCCCACCTGATCGACGCGCGCCCGACGCCGTTCTTCGACGGGGCGCAGGCCCATCCGGCGGCGGCGAAACCGGGAACGCTGCCCCTGGCGCAAAGCGTGCCGCATTCGGGCTTCTTCGACGGCACCCCGCGTCTGGCGGGGGCCGACACGGCGCGTGACGTGGCCGCAGAGGCCGGGATCGGGCAGGGGGATGAGGTCGTGTCCTTCTGCAACACCGGCCATTGGGCGGCGACCGAATGGTTCGCCCTGTCCGAGGTGGCGGGCCTGCCCAACGTCAAACTCTATCCCGAATCCATGGTCGGCTATTCCCAGACGGGCGGCGCCATGCAGAACGAACCCAGCCTGTGGGACAATCTTGTGCGGCAGGTGCGGGGCTCGAACGGATGACGGCGGTTCCGATGACGGATGCGGGGCGGATCGCGCCCCGTCTTGGGCTGATCGCGGGGGCGGTGGCGGTGATCGCCGCCGTGTCCGTTTTCGCAGGCGCGCGCTATGGCCTTCTGCTGACCATTGGCCTTGGCATCGGCATGACGCTTGAGGGGTTGCGCTTCGGCTTCGCCGGGCCGTGGCGGGCGATGATCCTGCGGCGCGACCCGTCGGGGATCCTTGCGCAGCTTCTGGCGATCGGGCTCGTGTCGGTCGTGGCGTTTCCCCTGCTGGCCGCCCATGCGGGAGAGTTGGTAGGCGCGCAGGCCCCCATTGGCTGGGCCATGGCGGGGGGGGCCTTCGTCTTCGGCGCGGCGATGCAGGTGGTTCTGGGCTGCGGGTCGGGCACGCTGGTCAATGCGGGCAGCGGCAATCCGGTGGGGCTTCTGGCGCTGCCGTTCTTTGCCATCGGCAGCTTTGCGGGGTCGTATCACCTGCTGTGGTGGACCGATCTGGGCGCGTTGCCCATTCTGGTGCTGCAGGGCACAAGCGGGCTTGTGGTGACGCTGATCCTTCTGGCGGTGGTCGCGGCGGTGCTTTTGGCGGTGGCGGCCCCCGGCACGCGGCGCATTCCCGGTCGCCTTTTGTGGGCGGCGGGGATCGTGGCGGCGCTGGCGGTGGGGAACCTGATCGTGGCGGGCCAACCCTGGGGGGTGGTCTATGGCCTTGGCCTGTGGGTGGCCAAGGGGGCGCAGGCGGTGGGGATGGACCTGTCCGCCTCGGGCTTCTGGGCGGCGCCCGGCAATGCCGCACGGCTTGGGGCCAGCGTTCTGACCGATGTCACCTCGCTGACCAATATCGGGTTGATCGGCGGCGCGTTCCTGATCGCCGCATGGCGGACGGGCGGGTTGTCGCAGCCGGTGCCGAAACTGCCCGCCCGCGCCTGGGTGGCGACGGTGGTGGCGGGGCTGCTCCTGGGATACTCCTCGCGTCTGGCGTTCGGGTGCAATGTGGGGGCGTTCTTCTCCGGCATCTCCACCGGCAGCCTGCATGGCTGGGTCTGGTTCGCCGCCGGGTTCGCGGGGTCGATGATCGGCGTCCGCTTGCGCCCGTGGCTGGGAATGGAGGGGCGCGCATGACCCGCCGCGTCACCGCCCCGCTGGCGCTGGCCCTTGTGGCCGCCGTCGTCCTGCTGGACCTGCGGGCCGCCCCGCCCAACCCCTGGGTCGCCCCGCCGATGCTGGCCCTGGGGTCCGGGGTCACCGCCTCGGGCGGGTTCTGCGGCGCGCTGCCGAATTAACGCGCGAACGCCCCGGCCCCAAGGGCGACCTGCAGCGTCGCCCAGTTCACCGCCACGTCGCGGATCGCCGCCGCCTCGGCCAGCCGCGCCTGCGCCAGGGCGCGGTCGGTGTCCAGCAGGTCCAGAAGCGACAGCGCCCCCGCCGAGAAATTCTCCTGCGACAGGGTCAGCGCGCGGTCATAGGATCCGACCGACCGGCCCAGAAGCGCCGCGCGCTGCTGGTCGCGCCGCCAGGTGCTGTTGGTGGTCTGCACATCCTCCACCGCGTCCAGAACGGCGGCGCGCCAGGCGATCTCGGCCTCGCGCGCCTGCGCTTCGGCCTGTTGGCGGGCGGCGCGCTGACGCGGCAGGCCAAGGATCGCCTGGGTGATCGAGGGCCCGAAGCTCCACGCGCTGTTGCCGCCTTCGGTCACCGAACCGGACAGGGACAGCGAGGGATACATCTGCGCCGCCGCCACCCCCACATCCGCGACCGCCGCCGCGAACTGGCGTTCGGCCTGCCGCACATCGGGGCGGTTGCGCACCAGATCGGCGGGGATGCCGGTGGCGGCGGTGCCGCGCGGGCGGGGTTGGGGCGCGCCGCGCTGCATTCGGGTCACCAGCGGGGCGGCGGGTTCCGCCAGCAAGGTCGCCAGGGCGTAGACATTGGAGAGGAAGGTCGCCTCAAGCCGCGGAATGTCGGCGCGGGCGGTGTCCAGAAGGGCCAGCACCTGGGCCTCATCCAGTTCCGTCGCGGCACCGGAGGCCCGCTGGTTGCGCGTGATCTCCAGCGTGCGTTCGCGGGTGGTGATGGTCTGCCGCGTCAGCGCAAGGGCATTCTGGGCATAGCGCGCCTCGATATAGGCGCCCACGATCCCCGACAGATAGGCCAGCCGCGTGACGCCCGCCCCCGCCTCGGCCGCGCCCAGATCCGCCGCCGCCGATTGCCGCGCGCGGGCCACCCGACCGAACAGGTCGATGGCGATATCGGCGGTCAGCGTCGTGCTGCTGCGGGTGCCCGCCGCCTGCACATCGCTGCCCCCGCGCGTGGACCCGGCCGACAGCCCGCCATCCACGGCCGCCCGCACCCCCGTCTGGGCCAACGCCGCCCGCGCCGCCGCGATGCGCTCCTCGGCGGCCGCAAGGCTCAGGTTCTGGGCCAGACCGCGCGTCACCAGATCGTTCAGAAGGGGATCGTTCAGGTCCGTCCACCACCGGCGCGCCCCCACCTGTCCGATCGGGCCCGCATCCCCTTCGGCGAAGGTGGAGGTCAGGCCGATTTCGGGGGCGGTGTAGTCGGGCCCCGCGGCGCAGGCCGTAAGGGCAAGGCAGGCAAGGACGGGCAGGGGGCGGAACATCATGCGGATTTTCTCTGGAACAGGCGGCGGACGAAGACGAACAGGACGGGAATGAAGAAGATGCCAAGGATCGTGGCCGAAATCATCCCCCCCAGAACGCCGATGCCGATGGCGTTCTGGGCCCCCGCACCCGCGCCCGTGGCGGTGGCCAGCGGCACGACCCCCAGAATGAACGCGAACGAGGTCATGAGGATCGGGCGCAGCCGCTGGCGCGCGGCCTCCACCGTGGCGTCCAGCAGGGTCATCCCCTGCTTTTGCAGATCGACCGCGAATTCCACGATCAGGATGGCGTTCTTTGCCGCCAGCCCGATGGTGGTGAGCAACCCCACCTTGAAATAGACGTCGTTCGACTGCCCCGTCAGCAAGGCCGCCGTCAGCGCGCCGATCACCCCCACGGGCACGGCCAGCATCACCGCCAGCGGGATCGTCCAGCTTTCATAAAGGGCGGCCAGGCACAGGAACACCACCAGCACCGAAATGGCGTAAAGGAACGGCGCCTGATTGCCCGACAGACGCTCCTGATAGGAAAGGCCGGTCCACGCCGCGCCATAACCGCCGGGCAGTTCGGCCACCAGTTCCTCCATCCGCGCCATCGCCTGACCCGACGAGACGCCCTCCGCCGGCGCGCCCGAAATCTCCAGCGCCGAGGACCCGCCGTAACGGGCCAACGAGGCGGGAACCGTGTCCCAGTCCAGCGTCGCGAAGGACGGGAAGGGCACCATCTGCCCTTCGGAATTGCGCGCGGACCAGCGGAACACATCGTCGGGCTGCATACGGAACGGGGCGTCGGCCTGCACGATGACGGGGCGCAGTTCGGACCCCATTTCGAAATCGTTGACGTTGCGGCCAGAGAAGATGGTGCCGAGCATCCCGTTCACATCGTTCAGCGTCAGGCCGAAGCTTTGGACCTTCTGCGCGTCGATGTCGATGCGCAGGGCGGTGCGGGCCGAATCCTCGGCCCCGCGCATGTTGGTGACCTGCCCATCCTCGGTCGCGTTGGCCACCAGATCGCGGGCCGCCTGCCGCAGGGCGGTCTGGCCGTTGGCCCCCTGATCCAGCAGATACATCGAAAAGCCGGACGAATTGCCCATGCCCGGAATGGCGGGCGGTTGCAGCACGAAGACGCGGCCCAGCCGGTTGTCGGCCGCCAACGCGCCGTTGGCCCGCGCCACGATCGCCGCCGCCGCCAGATCGGGATCGTCCGCCCGTTCGGCGAAATCCTTCAGCTGCACGAAGATCATGGCGCTGTTCTGCGAATTGCCGCCAAAGCCGAACCCCAGGGCCGCGAAGGTGCTTTTCACCCCCGGCTCCTGCGTCAGGAAATAATCCTCCACCTTGCGCAGGACGGCGTCGGTCTGCACGCTGGTCGAGCCCTCGGGCAGGCGGATCTGCGCCATGAGCGAGCCCTGATCCTCTTGCGGCAGGAAGGACGAGGGGAGCGACATGAACAGATAGGCGATCACCCCCACGACCCCGGCCAGCGCGGCCATCGCGGCGGGCGGGCGGCGCAGGATGCGGCGGTTGGTGTTCAGATAGCCTCTGGTGAACCGGTCGAAATTGCGATTGAACCAGCGGGCGGGGGCGGGGCCGCCGCCGTGGTTGCGCGGGCGCAGAAGGGTCGCGCACAAGGCGGGCGTCAGGATCAGCGCGACCAGCAGCGACAACCCCATCGCCGTGATGATCGTGACCGAGAACTGGCGATAGATCACCCCGGTCGATCCGCCGAAGAATGCCATCGGCAGGAACACCACCCCCAGAACGGTGGTGATCCCGATCA includes:
- a CDS encoding cytochrome c, translating into MKTFLRIIGVLVVLGLIALLAFIFVPVQRTGPVAALPDDWQPEPGQGAYAATASDCVACHTSDDGADYAGGRAIQSPMGTIWSTNITPDPETGIGNWSLDDFRAALYDGVTPNGTHLYPAMPYENYRKLTEEDVRAMYDYFMNEVEPVRNEVEATSLSFPFNMRFGIRAWNWLALRHDAGFTAAEVNEVQDRGQYLVEGPGHCAACHSPRNTFMAQDGISVGDENFLAGGEIDGWLAPSLRGEGSAPHAWSIEEMALYLSTGRNAVSTANGEMGLVVQHSLQYLTDEDNIAIAAFLKGMDGAEVEVPETFATDYPLSLEEDTDAPVTETQTMLTEATDLSEGARLYLDNCSACHFVTGRGAPEIFPALANNSLVTADQTMPLVSIILHGAEVEGTEKRPMRLVMQGYEDRLNDEEVAELATFLRQAWGNDAPPVSAADVAKVREEGAAH
- a CDS encoding ABC transporter permease; translated protein: MIRLVLGAGAVWYLAIRLGEIPPYLLPAPDRVGRALWTARGALAEAGLHTLSEVVAGFALGAAIGMTLAIGMALSVGLRRTLLPVLTFSQTIPIFALAPLLTLWLGFGMAPKIAVVALTVLFPVAASWFDGLMRPDPLHLKVMESFGASHRQTFVAVRLPSARPALATGLRMAAVYAPVGAIIGEWVGGSQGLGAMMIASNARMKTDLLFAALAVTVALSLTFRAAIGALADRIARI
- a CDS encoding TenA family protein, with product MSYGRTFPLWRDMAADWDAYTRAPFLAALADGSLPHATFHDYLAQDYRFLIHFSRAWGLGVAKAGSPAEMRACARMVHALMDTELSLHVDLCGKAGIPEAALIATEECAGTLAYTRFVMDAGYSGGFLDLLAALAPCIFGYGEVGARLMAGRYAPAYAPWIEAYGGAEYQDLCRSMAALLDRAVTDRLGDTPAAVPVWRDLGRTFATATTLEAGFWPRLG
- a CDS encoding ABC transporter substrate-binding protein, which produces MKHVLTALLLLPSPVMAEPVTLILDWFVNPDHAPIVIAAEKGFFSDQGLEVEIVAPADPSDPPRMVASGQAQIGIGYQPQLHLATQEGLPITRIGTLVATPLNCVTVLADGPVQSVADLEGRKVGYSVPGMETALMTAMMRHAGADPGAVEMVNVSWALTGSLLSGQVDATIGGYRNFELTQMAQEGAEGRCLFVEEEGIPPYDELIYLARPDADRDLLQRFMAAVERGAQWTINHPDEAWDSFVAAHPDLDDPLNRTAWDLTLPRLSQSPAGLDHGRYARFETFMVEAGLVDSSRPVADLAMDVWQ
- a CDS encoding HesA/MoeB/ThiF family protein yields the protein MSRHARQKQVIGDAGQARLAAAHVLVVGAGGLGVPVLQYLTGAGVGRITVIDPDVVEESNLHRQPIYARHIGHPKAKAAAAEMALLNPEVRVDPIVDRLTPATPLDGFDLVLDCADSFAASYTLSDRCGAVPLISASVLGMSGYVGGFCGGAPSLRAVFPDLPDTAATCATAGVMGPMVAMLGAAQAQMALAVLLGQTPSPLGHLLRFDGLRPSSFRFDTAPEPAGWHPFVALADLAPDDLVVDVRQPDLPPTAPRTGQRTVFVCRSGLRAWRAADDLRARWDGDIALLADGDPG
- a CDS encoding thiamine phosphate synthase; the protein is MILPRFYPIFDNADWIARALPLGVRMVQLRVKDRDPREDILRARDLCRDAGAILVVNDHWELALDLNCDWVHLGQEDLDTADLPALRHRLRLGISTHDQAELDRALACRPDYIALGPVWPTILKKMKWERQGVGKLTEWKAKIGAIPLIAIGGLTPDRAVEAFGAGADVASAVTDITLNPDPEARMRDWLRVCG
- a CDS encoding thiazole synthase, whose translation is MPVFYGTKVNSPLMLGTAGYPSPKILADAFRASKAGIATVSLRREAGGGQDFWNLIRDLGIRVLPNTAGCHSVREVVTTAHMAREVFDTPWIKLEVIGHADSLQPDPFALVEAAQILTAEGFQVFPYCTEDLILCERLVEAGCEVLMPWGAPIGSGRGLNNPYGLRALRAHFPDVPLVVDAGIGLPSHAAAAMEMGYDAILLNTAVAKSGDPAAMARAMSLAIEAGRAAHLADPMEARDMAAPSTPLIGRAFL
- the thiS gene encoding sulfur carrier protein ThiS codes for the protein MNITINGTPHDLIATNVEGALSEAGFTGKVATALNGAFVPKGLRATTPLTEGAALEVLAPMQGG
- a CDS encoding FAD-dependent oxidoreductase, yielding MITVQGAGVLGLCIATELRARGVPVQIAARPPGPEACSWYAGGMLAPFCEGETAEEPVLRLGQEAVDWWAAAGVPVTRRGTLVISPARDRADLERFARRTTHHRRVTGEDIAALEPALAGRFREGLFFEGEAHLSPRTALSHLVARLTEGGVRFDAPLDGRIVDTRGRSARDRLPDLRGVRGEMVVLRCPEVTLTRPLRLLHSRIPLYLVPRGDGIYMLGATMVESGATGPITARALLEMLSAAYALHPALAEGEVIETGANARPAFPDNLPRLRRIGGTLFANGLHRHGFLLAPAMARMAADHLTQGTIPEFMDEHHD